Proteins encoded within one genomic window of Mycobacterium gallinarum:
- a CDS encoding adenylate/guanylate cyclase domain-containing protein codes for MFSAAARFEHADVEAAVVFVDMSGFTAFTEAHGDHSAAQLAETFTASATRVLGPGDELIKTIGDAVLVVCENPTTAVTFLRRLTAEIGRIQGFPMLRAGIAAGPVVKRNGDVFGSTVNTAARLATVAQAGQIVVNDGVASALSAADLAAMTALGSLALRNIGSSIDAFALDIGTHHQEHVDPVCRMHVATGAPELTITHSGTSYRFCSTACMQQFAQRIVGDTASPPDYEGAWSLSLDR; via the coding sequence ATGTTCAGTGCAGCAGCCAGATTCGAGCACGCCGACGTCGAAGCAGCCGTCGTCTTCGTCGACATGTCTGGCTTCACCGCGTTCACCGAAGCCCACGGCGATCACAGTGCTGCACAGCTGGCAGAAACATTCACCGCCTCAGCCACCCGGGTTCTCGGCCCCGGCGACGAACTCATCAAGACCATCGGCGATGCGGTGCTGGTGGTGTGTGAGAATCCGACTACGGCAGTGACTTTCCTCCGACGACTCACCGCCGAGATCGGTCGCATCCAGGGCTTTCCGATGCTGCGGGCAGGTATCGCCGCTGGCCCCGTGGTGAAGCGGAACGGAGACGTCTTCGGTTCGACAGTCAACACCGCGGCGAGGCTCGCTACCGTGGCGCAGGCCGGGCAGATCGTCGTCAACGACGGTGTCGCATCCGCACTTTCGGCAGCCGATCTCGCTGCGATGACCGCGTTGGGATCGTTGGCGCTGCGCAACATCGGATCGTCTATTGACGCATTCGCCCTCGACATTGGTACTCATCACCAAGAGCATGTGGATCCGGTCTGCCGGATGCACGTCGCGACGGGCGCCCCAGAATTGACGATCACACATTCGGGCACGTCGTACCGATTCTGTTCAACCGCCTGTATGCAGCAGTTCGCCCAGCGCATCGTCGGTGACACCGCCTCGCCTCCTGACTACGAGGGGGCGTGGTCATTGTCATTGGATCGGTGA
- the ctaD gene encoding aa3-type cytochrome oxidase subunit I, whose product MVAEAPPVGELEARRPFPARVGPKGTLIYKLVTTTDHKLIGMMYVVTCFVFFFAGGLMALFIRTELAIPGLQFLSNEQYNQLFTMHGTVMLLFYATPIVFGFANLVLPLQIGAPDVAFPRLNAFSFWLFLFGALIAMGGFITPGGAADFGWTAYTPLSNAISSPGAGADLWIMGLIVGGLGTILGAVNMITTVVCMRAPGMTMFRMPIFTWNILVTSILVLVAFPILTAALFALAADRHLGAHVYDPANGGVLLWQHLFWFFGHPEVYIIALPFFGIVSEIFPVFSRKPIFGYTTLIYATLSIAALSVAVWAHHMYATGAVLLPFFSFMTFLIAVPTGIKFFNWIGTMWKGQLTFETPMLFSVGFLVTFLLGGLSGVLLASPPLDFQVTDSYFVVAHFHYVLFGTIVFATYAGIYFWFPKMTGRLLDERLGKLHFWLTFIGFHTTFLVQHWLGNEGMPRRYADYLPTDGFTTLNVISTIGAFILGISTLPFVWNVFKSWRYGEPVTVDDPWGYGNSLEWATSCPPPRHNFTELPRIRSERPAFELHYPHMIERMRAEAHVGRAHGPDDGDVTRLDGEHVRT is encoded by the coding sequence TTGGTCGCCGAAGCGCCGCCTGTCGGAGAACTCGAGGCACGCCGCCCCTTCCCGGCCCGCGTGGGACCCAAAGGCACCTTGATCTACAAGCTGGTGACGACCACCGATCACAAGCTGATCGGCATGATGTACGTCGTCACGTGCTTCGTATTCTTTTTCGCCGGCGGGCTGATGGCGTTGTTCATCAGGACCGAATTGGCGATACCGGGTCTGCAGTTCCTGAGCAACGAGCAATACAACCAGCTGTTCACCATGCACGGCACGGTGATGTTGCTGTTCTACGCGACACCCATCGTCTTCGGGTTCGCCAACCTGGTGCTACCGCTGCAGATCGGCGCGCCCGACGTGGCGTTCCCGCGGCTCAACGCGTTCTCTTTTTGGCTGTTCCTGTTCGGTGCGCTGATCGCCATGGGGGGCTTTATCACCCCGGGCGGCGCCGCCGATTTCGGCTGGACGGCCTACACGCCGTTGTCCAATGCCATCAGTAGTCCGGGCGCCGGCGCGGATTTGTGGATCATGGGCCTCATCGTCGGCGGGTTGGGCACCATCCTGGGCGCGGTCAACATGATCACCACGGTGGTCTGCATGCGCGCGCCCGGTATGACGATGTTCCGGATGCCGATCTTCACCTGGAACATCCTGGTGACGTCGATCCTCGTGCTGGTCGCGTTCCCGATCTTGACGGCCGCACTCTTCGCATTGGCGGCAGACCGTCATCTCGGCGCGCACGTCTACGACCCAGCCAACGGTGGTGTGTTGTTGTGGCAGCACTTGTTCTGGTTCTTCGGCCACCCCGAGGTGTACATCATCGCGCTGCCATTCTTCGGCATCGTGTCCGAGATCTTCCCCGTCTTCAGTCGTAAACCGATCTTCGGTTACACCACGCTGATATATGCGACGCTGTCGATCGCGGCGCTTTCGGTGGCGGTCTGGGCGCACCACATGTACGCCACCGGCGCGGTCCTGCTGCCGTTCTTCTCGTTCATGACGTTCCTCATCGCGGTACCCACCGGTATCAAGTTTTTCAACTGGATAGGCACGATGTGGAAGGGTCAGTTGACATTCGAAACCCCGATGCTGTTCTCGGTGGGCTTTCTGGTCACCTTCCTGCTCGGTGGACTTTCGGGGGTGTTGCTGGCCAGCCCCCCGCTGGACTTCCAAGTGACCGACAGCTACTTCGTGGTGGCGCACTTCCACTACGTGCTTTTCGGCACGATCGTGTTCGCGACCTACGCGGGCATCTACTTCTGGTTCCCGAAGATGACGGGCCGCCTGTTGGATGAGCGGTTGGGCAAGCTGCACTTCTGGCTGACGTTCATCGGCTTCCACACGACCTTCCTGGTGCAGCACTGGCTCGGTAACGAAGGCATGCCGCGCCGCTACGCCGACTACCTACCCACCGACGGCTTCACCACCTTGAATGTCATCTCCACGATCGGTGCGTTCATCTTGGGTATCTCGACGCTTCCGTTCGTGTGGAACGTGTTCAAGAGTTGGCGCTACGGCGAGCCGGTCACCGTCGACGACCCGTGGGGCTACGGCAACTCGCTGGAGTGGGCCACCAGCTGCCCGCCGCCGCGGCACAACTTCACTGAGCTACCCCGAATCCGTTCGGAGCGGCCAGCTTTCGAGCTGCACTATCCGCACATGATCGAGCGGATGCGCGCCGAGGCGCACGTGGGTCGCGCTCATGGGCCAGACGACGGGGACGTTACGCGCCTTGACGGTGAACATGTCCGTACCTGA
- a CDS encoding heavy metal translocating P-type ATPase produces MRIVACMIRRDECDTNRDADRRRANETLALDLANLLPGSDDRCADRLTRDLAANPLIDEVHVIDGGTLTPRLCVHYDAAAATAIDVQRRAWQVAETISSHYGHLRWLLTGTAEDERTRTALVDRLTTMPGVVAAAATTNSLEVEFERSSVTAQELVDVIAAVAGPDTTPAAVAETDHAMGHGEDDGEHTGHQHEHGGIFGERTELIFAGLAGTLLLAGWLLATFADTPRSAELVVYCLAFFFGAFFTVQEAFASVRQGRFEIDFLMLVSAAGAAALGEVAEGALLLFLFSVGHALEGYAMGRARRAIEALAELAPKTALVRRGGTGDTVEVPVGDLRIADIVVVRPNMRLAADGFVVAGASSIDQAPVTGESVPVDKNPVPDVAAAAASPDLIDASSRVFAGTINGAGAIEIQVTRLADDSTLARVVRLVAEAQTKTTSTQRFTDRFQRIFVPTILVGVVLLLFAGFVVDEPFSATVYRALAVLVAASPCALAIATPSAVLSAVARAARAGILMKGGAALEELGRVDVLAFDKTGTLTEGRPKIADVVASADGDEVELLTVAVAVEEQSDHPLARAIVRDGRERLAGRTVPRATDVRALTGRGIVASVDGVEVRIGKTELFTDAAEQPPAHLAGEVERLEQAGRTTMLVRAGQRWLGVIGLMDVPRAEASTVIARLAEIGVSNTVMLSGDNQRVADAVAGEVGVAYARGDLMPEDKVAEIAALRRRYGRVGMVGDGVNDAPAMAAASVGIAMGAAGSDVALETADVALMADDLRALPFAVSLSRRSSRVIKQNLWASLGIVAVLIPATIFGLGIGPAVLIHEGSTLIVVANALRLLGMRIQPVGAPEPSVKSDASLLQDP; encoded by the coding sequence ATGCGTATAGTCGCATGCATGATCCGTCGCGATGAGTGCGATACGAACCGCGATGCCGACCGTCGTCGGGCGAACGAGACATTGGCGCTCGACCTGGCAAACCTCTTGCCAGGCAGTGACGACCGTTGCGCAGACCGTCTGACGCGCGATTTGGCTGCTAATCCGTTGATCGACGAAGTCCACGTCATCGACGGCGGGACGCTCACGCCGCGCCTGTGCGTGCATTACGACGCTGCCGCAGCGACGGCAATCGATGTGCAACGACGGGCTTGGCAGGTCGCCGAAACCATCAGTTCGCATTATGGCCACCTGCGCTGGTTGCTGACTGGAACCGCAGAGGACGAAAGGACGAGAACGGCACTGGTCGACCGATTGACCACGATGCCCGGCGTCGTCGCCGCAGCAGCCACGACGAACTCACTCGAGGTGGAGTTCGAGCGATCCTCGGTCACCGCTCAGGAATTGGTCGACGTGATCGCCGCGGTCGCGGGGCCGGACACCACACCTGCGGCCGTCGCTGAGACCGACCATGCCATGGGCCACGGCGAAGACGACGGGGAGCACACCGGGCACCAGCATGAGCACGGTGGCATCTTCGGCGAGCGCACCGAACTGATCTTCGCGGGTCTGGCGGGGACGCTGCTCCTGGCGGGTTGGCTGCTAGCTACCTTTGCCGACACACCGCGGTCCGCGGAGTTGGTGGTCTACTGCCTGGCCTTCTTCTTCGGTGCGTTCTTCACCGTGCAGGAAGCCTTCGCCAGTGTTCGGCAGGGTCGGTTCGAGATCGACTTCCTGATGCTGGTATCGGCCGCGGGTGCGGCGGCGCTCGGTGAAGTCGCCGAAGGCGCGCTCCTGCTGTTCTTGTTCAGCGTCGGCCACGCGCTGGAGGGCTACGCGATGGGCCGCGCCCGCCGGGCGATTGAGGCGCTCGCCGAGCTCGCTCCCAAGACTGCCCTGGTCCGACGCGGCGGCACGGGCGACACCGTGGAAGTGCCGGTGGGCGACCTGCGTATCGCGGATATCGTCGTCGTGCGACCCAACATGCGGCTCGCTGCCGATGGCTTCGTCGTGGCTGGTGCCAGCAGCATCGATCAGGCCCCCGTGACCGGGGAAAGCGTTCCCGTCGACAAGAATCCGGTTCCGGACGTGGCGGCCGCTGCGGCGTCACCCGACCTCATCGACGCGTCATCGCGGGTGTTCGCCGGCACGATCAACGGCGCCGGCGCCATCGAGATCCAGGTGACCCGGCTCGCCGATGACTCCACCCTGGCCCGAGTCGTCCGGTTGGTTGCTGAAGCGCAGACCAAGACCACCTCCACCCAGCGCTTCACCGACCGGTTCCAGCGCATCTTCGTGCCGACGATCCTCGTCGGAGTGGTCCTGCTGCTGTTCGCCGGTTTCGTGGTCGATGAACCGTTCAGCGCCACCGTTTATCGCGCACTCGCCGTCCTGGTGGCCGCCAGTCCGTGTGCGCTGGCGATCGCCACGCCGAGTGCGGTTCTGTCGGCGGTGGCGCGTGCGGCCAGAGCCGGAATCCTGATGAAGGGCGGCGCTGCGCTGGAGGAGTTGGGCCGCGTCGATGTGCTGGCTTTCGACAAGACCGGCACCCTCACCGAGGGCAGGCCCAAGATCGCCGACGTCGTTGCGAGCGCGGACGGCGATGAGGTGGAACTGCTCACCGTCGCCGTCGCCGTTGAGGAGCAGAGCGATCATCCGCTGGCCCGTGCCATCGTCCGAGACGGTCGCGAGCGCCTTGCTGGGAGGACGGTACCCCGCGCGACGGACGTGCGAGCCCTGACAGGCCGCGGCATCGTCGCGTCTGTCGACGGGGTTGAGGTCCGCATCGGCAAGACCGAACTGTTCACCGACGCCGCCGAGCAGCCGCCGGCCCATTTGGCGGGCGAGGTGGAGCGCCTCGAACAGGCCGGCCGCACCACAATGCTCGTCCGCGCAGGTCAGCGTTGGCTGGGTGTCATCGGACTGATGGACGTCCCTCGGGCAGAAGCGTCGACGGTCATCGCCCGTCTGGCCGAGATCGGGGTCTCGAACACCGTGATGTTGTCGGGAGACAACCAGCGGGTGGCCGACGCCGTCGCAGGCGAAGTCGGTGTCGCCTACGCCCGCGGCGACCTGATGCCCGAGGACAAGGTGGCCGAGATCGCCGCGCTGCGCCGGCGTTACGGCCGCGTGGGCATGGTGGGCGACGGCGTCAACGACGCGCCCGCCATGGCGGCCGCAAGCGTAGGCATCGCGATGGGCGCGGCCGGTTCCGACGTTGCCTTGGAAACCGCTGACGTCGCGCTGATGGCCGACGACTTGCGGGCGTTGCCATTCGCAGTGAGCCTGAGTCGGCGCTCCTCACGGGTCATCAAGCAGAATTTATGGGCAAGTCTCGGGATCGTCGCGGTGCTCATTCCGGCGACGATCTTCGGATTGGGCATCGGCCCTGCGGTGCTCATTCACGAGGGCTCGACACTCATCGTGGTCGCCAATGCGCTTCGGCTCTTAGGGATGCGGATACAACCTGTGGGAGCACCAGAACCGAGCGTCAAGTCCGACGCGAGCCTCCTGCAGGATCCGTGA